One region of Gouania willdenowi unplaced genomic scaffold, fGouWil2.1 scaffold_1_arrow_ctg1, whole genome shotgun sequence genomic DNA includes:
- the LOC114458875 gene encoding neural proliferation differentiation and control protein 1-like isoform X1, translating to MISTDPGPPEPRMRTPLLAQAAVLAALLTLSSGLTGSHLCPRSLDCARVGRHFCPPGGWNCGPCLRPLVENSRGRCVVRRRPAHLLTAKVSANSELDEEIDFLSAVISEQQTESRLPDSQTSEHPSPASITNRSTDAPPTSHASALLSDPVIQPYTSNDNQFIVLSSIFIVASSLLLILAGACWVRLQRGVRLTQKVGGPLYGLVRAQTSDTMQPGDRKLAHNAQMYHYQHQKQQMISMEKHRDSVPESGASTDEENDDGDFTVYECPGLAPTGEMEVKNPLFDDSTLYLQRFQN from the exons ATGATCAGCACCGACCCCGGTCCTCCTGAGCCCAGGATGCGGACCCCGCTGCTCGCTCAGGCCGCTGTGTTAGCGGCCCTGCTGACTCTGAGCTCCGGGCTGACAG GTTCTCACCTCTGCCCTCGGAGTCTGGACTGTGCCCGGGTGGGGCGACACTTCTGCCCGCCAGGCGGCTGGAACTGCGGCCCCTGCCTGCGCCCTCTGGTGGAAAACTCCAGAGGGCGCTGTGTGGTCCGGAGAAGACCGGCCCATCTCCTGACAG CTAAAGTCAGCGCTAACTCCGAGCTGGATGAAGAGATCGACTTTCTGTCGGCCGTCATCAGTGAGCAGCAGACGGAGAGCAGACTGCCTG ACTCTCAGACATCAGAGCATCCAAGTCCCGCCTCCATCACGAACCGCAGCACTGATGCCCCACCCACCAGCCACGCCTCGGCTCTGCTCAGCGACCCCGTCATCCAACCATACACCTCCAACGACAACCAGTTCATTG TGCTGAGCAGCATCTTCATCGTAGCATCGTCCCTGCTGCTGATCCTAGCTGGCGCTTGCTGGGTCAG GCTGCAGAGAGGAGTGCGTCTGACTCAGAAAGTGGGCGGTCCTTTATACGGACTGGTCCGAGCTCAGACCTCCGACACcatg CAGCCTGGAGACAGGAAGTTAGCTCACAACGCTCAGATGTACCATTACCAGCACCAGAAGCAGCAGATGATCTCCATGGAGAA ACACAGAGACTCTGTTCCTGAGTCTGGAGCGTCCACAGACGAGGAGAATGATGACGGAGATTTCACCGTCTATGAATGTCCAGGACTTGCACCT aCAGGTGAGATGGAGGTGAAGAATCCTCTCTTTGATGATTCCACTCTTTACCTCCAGCGCTTTCAGAACTGA
- the LOC114458877 gene encoding ubiquinol-cytochrome-c reductase complex assembly factor 3-like, giving the protein MSGLRTILTSSAMVAVLGVGYGMWSVISPGEERRKEMLKNFPESNPLRMEETRQRNAMLLQVLKDAAETKDNIARGYGPSK; this is encoded by the exons atgagCGGCCTGCGGACCATCCTGACCTCCAGCGCCATGGTGGCGGTCCTGGGTGTCGGATACGGCATGTGGTCGGTCATTTCACCCGGAGAGGAGCGGCGGAAGGAAATGCTGAAG AACTTTCCCGAGTCCAACCCGTTGCGGATGGAGGAGACCCGGCAGAGGAACGCCATGCTGTTGCAGGTCCTGAAAGATGCTGCAGAGACCAAGGACAATATCGCCAGAGGCTATGGCCCGTCAAAATAA
- the LOC114458871 gene encoding alpha-(1,3)-fucosyltransferase 7-like, with product MTPFSYSNVFLFLLLLSFLTPLFLSFLDWTSFPQIPLLPLRNFPILPLRNLTVLPLRNLTILLWHWPFSRSFRLSGDRCLKMFNISGCFLTDDRSAFLDANVVVFHHRELSWGPSDLPMHLPRPASQQWVWLSMEPPANNANLSLFNGVFNLTMSYRRDADISIPYGRSELGAAEQEYQVDVNRSCLVSWVVSRYQPQQARARVYQSLKEHLHIQVFGGWSHRPLPKRRLLSTIARCFFYLSFENSESTDYISEKLWRNAFQSGAVPVVLGPSRATYEALAPPRSFIHVHDFPNTADLATYLKQLAAHKDAYAEYFLWRRTHQVRTITDWRERLCQICLRFPHLPPNKVYQDLEGWVNS from the exons ATGACTCCATTCAGTTATTCAAACGTCTtcctctttcttctcctcctgtcTTTTCTCACTCCCCTCTTTTTGTCATTCCTGGACTGGACCTCCTTCCCACAAATTCCCTTGCTTCCTCTAAGGAACTTCCCCATCCTTCCTCTGAGGAACCTCACCGTCCTTCCTCTAAGGAACCTCACCATCCTGCTCTGGCACTGGCCCTTCTCTCGCTCCTTCAGGCTGAGCGGTGACAGATGTTTGAAGATGTTCAACATCAGTGGCTGCTTCCTTACTGATGACCGCTCAGCATTCCTGGATGCAAACGTGGTGGTTTTCCATCACCGGGAGCTGAGCTGGGGGCCGTCCGACCTTCCTATGCACCTCCCTCGGCCGGCCTCCCAGCAATGGGTGTGGCTTTCCATGGAGCCTCCAGCCAACAATGCCAACCTGTCACTCTTCAATGGAGTCTTCAACCTCACCATGAGCTACCGACGCGACGCAGACATCTCCATCCCATACGGACGCTCCGAGTTGGGAGCGGCAGAGCAGGAATACCAGGTGGATGTGAACCGTTCCTGCCTGGTGAGCTGGGTGGTCAGCAGGTACCAACCCCAACAGGCCCGAGCCAGAGTTTACCAGAGCCTGAAGGAGCACCTCCACATCCAg GTCTTTGGAGGTTGGTCCCACAGGCCTCTCCCTAAGCGGAGGCTTCTGTCCACCATCGCTCGCTGTTTTTTCTACCTTTCCTTTGAGAACTCTGAGTCCACGGACTACATCAGTGAGAAACTCTGGAGGAACGCCTTCCAGTCCGGCGCCGTGCCCGTAGTCCTCGGGCCGAGCCGGGCCACTTACGAGGCCTTAGCCCCACCTCGCTCCTTCATCCATGTCCACGACTTTCCCAACACCGCAGATCTGGCAACTTACCTGAAACAGCTGGCAGCACATAAGGATGCCTATGCTGAGTACTTCCTGTGGCGCCGCACGCACCAAGTCAGGACCATCACGGACTGGAGGGAACGCTTGTGTCAGATCTGCCTCAGGTTTCCACATTTACCCCCAAACAAGGTCTACCAAGACCTGGAGGGCTGGGTCAACAGCTGA
- the LOC114458875 gene encoding neural proliferation differentiation and control protein 1-like isoform X2, with the protein MISTDPGPPEPRMRTPLLAQAAVLAALLTLSSGLTGSHLCPRSLDCARVGRHFCPPGGWNCGPCLRPLVENSRGRCVVRRRPAHLLTAKVSANSELDEEIDFLSAVISEQQTESRLPDSQTSEHPSPASITNRSTDAPPTSHASALLSDPVIQPYTSNDNQFIVLSSIFIVASSLLLILAGACWVRLQRGVRLTQKVGGPLYGLVRAQTSDTMPGDRKLAHNAQMYHYQHQKQQMISMEKHRDSVPESGASTDEENDDGDFTVYECPGLAPTGEMEVKNPLFDDSTLYLQRFQN; encoded by the exons ATGATCAGCACCGACCCCGGTCCTCCTGAGCCCAGGATGCGGACCCCGCTGCTCGCTCAGGCCGCTGTGTTAGCGGCCCTGCTGACTCTGAGCTCCGGGCTGACAG GTTCTCACCTCTGCCCTCGGAGTCTGGACTGTGCCCGGGTGGGGCGACACTTCTGCCCGCCAGGCGGCTGGAACTGCGGCCCCTGCCTGCGCCCTCTGGTGGAAAACTCCAGAGGGCGCTGTGTGGTCCGGAGAAGACCGGCCCATCTCCTGACAG CTAAAGTCAGCGCTAACTCCGAGCTGGATGAAGAGATCGACTTTCTGTCGGCCGTCATCAGTGAGCAGCAGACGGAGAGCAGACTGCCTG ACTCTCAGACATCAGAGCATCCAAGTCCCGCCTCCATCACGAACCGCAGCACTGATGCCCCACCCACCAGCCACGCCTCGGCTCTGCTCAGCGACCCCGTCATCCAACCATACACCTCCAACGACAACCAGTTCATTG TGCTGAGCAGCATCTTCATCGTAGCATCGTCCCTGCTGCTGATCCTAGCTGGCGCTTGCTGGGTCAG GCTGCAGAGAGGAGTGCGTCTGACTCAGAAAGTGGGCGGTCCTTTATACGGACTGGTCCGAGCTCAGACCTCCGACACcatg CCTGGAGACAGGAAGTTAGCTCACAACGCTCAGATGTACCATTACCAGCACCAGAAGCAGCAGATGATCTCCATGGAGAA ACACAGAGACTCTGTTCCTGAGTCTGGAGCGTCCACAGACGAGGAGAATGATGACGGAGATTTCACCGTCTATGAATGTCCAGGACTTGCACCT aCAGGTGAGATGGAGGTGAAGAATCCTCTCTTTGATGATTCCACTCTTTACCTCCAGCGCTTTCAGAACTGA